Proteins from one Candidatus Sulfotelmatobacter sp. genomic window:
- a CDS encoding class I SAM-dependent methyltransferase, protein MTDLNPQAKQMADESMVRTLAAQARAIWPQEVHLFRRYGLPPEIRILDAGCGTGEVSSRLAELYPLAKVLGVDILDHHLAMARERFAKLAPRLSFEHQSVFELPAADATYDLTVCRHVLHSVPHYDRVVAELARVTRPGGWLHLLPEDYDMLHFQSGGLDLREFWYETANRFGERTHTDLFAGRNTYAVMKTLGLEDITVDYVIVDNLRVPRETFAAIYEAWRDGYIESISEYSGRSAENVTACFEQMIAIVRDPGRYAVWMVPVVAGRVPKRG, encoded by the coding sequence GTGACCGATCTCAATCCCCAGGCGAAGCAGATGGCCGACGAGTCCATGGTGCGGACACTCGCCGCGCAGGCCCGAGCGATCTGGCCGCAGGAAGTGCATCTGTTCCGCCGCTATGGGCTGCCACCCGAGATCCGCATTCTCGACGCCGGTTGCGGCACCGGCGAGGTCTCCTCGCGGTTGGCGGAGTTGTACCCGCTGGCGAAGGTGCTGGGGGTGGACATCCTCGATCACCATCTGGCGATGGCGCGTGAGCGCTTCGCGAAGCTCGCGCCGCGGCTGTCGTTCGAGCACCAGAGCGTCTTCGAGCTGCCGGCGGCCGACGCGACCTACGACCTCACCGTCTGCCGGCACGTGCTGCATTCGGTGCCGCACTACGATCGCGTGGTCGCGGAACTCGCGCGCGTGACCCGGCCGGGAGGCTGGCTGCACCTGCTGCCCGAGGACTACGACATGCTGCACTTCCAGAGCGGCGGGCTCGACCTGCGCGAATTCTGGTACGAAACCGCCAACCGGTTCGGCGAGCGCACCCACACCGACCTGTTCGCCGGTCGCAACACGTACGCGGTGATGAAGACCCTCGGCCTCGAGGACATCACGGTGGACTACGTGATCGTCGACAATCTGCGCGTGCCACGCGAGACGTTTGCGGCCATTTACGAAGCGTGGCGTGACGGCTACATCGAATCGATCAGCGAATACTCCGGCCGCAGCGCGGAAAACGTTACCGCATGCTTCGAGCAAATGATCGCGATCGTCCGCGACCCGGGCCGCTACGCGGTGTGGATGGTGCCGGTGGTGGCGGGACGGGTGCCGAAGCGAGGCTGA
- a CDS encoding tetratricopeptide repeat protein, with amino-acid sequence MTPRASRGGPESAVSSLLNLPPWLLAALPGCAVALGVSLPLVLLVMARAAGGPFAFPLDDSWIHLNYARNLADHGAFTYFPGDRTSAGSTAPLFTLLEAIGFKLTHNEFAIALTLGLIAQLVFLIALAAWASRRLGHPGWAALAVAMVALDGRFAILAASGMETSLFLALMALAFLGWSRGDVTRAAAAAGLAVWVRPEAIVLAGVFAIDALIERRARRRPAAAVGLFAVVVAAYAMFNRATGGVAFPNTLAAKAAFYAGRPFGDFLRDDVGATFAAGWLLLIPFAIFQAVREVRRMLQPRPPLPPGPDPPFDSTVMRADLGWALALPLAYAIVLPISHRFNRYLIPALPGLAIAGVAGLRATIAAATWRFKPVYWRLVATSAALVLLMLQAFYFSSAPAEYVRVSHYHAVRHVRAGRWLAEHTPRDAVVAAHDVGAIAYYSKRRVVDMAGLVTPEVIPHLHKPDYIAFLDSLFARQRVTYLAVLEEWQPVDNQLPVFEADPEPEVLHIYEWRRGATHLLAPQVRSDLNDAAAALAAGQFERSRTLLERVFDADSTSGSAWILAGAFDERGGRAAEAERDYRRAVELFPESPAARGGYGMTLVRAGRIPEAQAELDTMLVLDRFSPQAALLRDAIERATRAP; translated from the coding sequence ATGACGCCCCGAGCTTCCCGCGGCGGACCGGAATCCGCGGTCTCCTCGCTCCTCAATCTCCCGCCCTGGCTGCTCGCCGCGCTCCCCGGCTGCGCGGTCGCGCTCGGCGTCTCGCTGCCGCTGGTGCTGCTGGTGATGGCGCGCGCCGCCGGCGGACCATTCGCCTTCCCGCTCGATGACTCGTGGATCCATCTCAACTACGCGCGCAATCTCGCCGATCACGGCGCCTTCACCTATTTCCCCGGGGATCGCACCAGCGCCGGCTCGACCGCACCCCTGTTCACGCTTCTGGAAGCGATTGGCTTCAAGCTCACGCACAACGAGTTCGCGATCGCGCTGACGCTCGGCCTGATCGCGCAGCTGGTGTTCCTGATCGCGCTCGCCGCCTGGGCGTCGAGGCGGCTCGGGCATCCGGGCTGGGCGGCGCTGGCGGTGGCGATGGTCGCGCTGGATGGGCGCTTCGCGATCCTCGCGGCCTCGGGCATGGAGACCAGCCTGTTCCTGGCGCTGATGGCGCTGGCGTTCCTGGGCTGGTCGCGGGGGGACGTGACGCGGGCCGCGGCCGCGGCGGGACTCGCGGTGTGGGTGCGGCCCGAAGCCATCGTGCTCGCCGGCGTGTTCGCGATCGACGCGTTGATCGAGCGGCGGGCGCGGCGGCGTCCGGCCGCTGCGGTCGGACTGTTCGCGGTGGTGGTCGCGGCCTACGCGATGTTCAATCGCGCCACCGGCGGCGTGGCGTTTCCCAACACGCTCGCCGCCAAGGCCGCGTTCTACGCCGGCCGTCCGTTCGGCGACTTCCTGCGCGACGACGTCGGCGCCACTTTCGCGGCCGGCTGGCTGCTGCTGATTCCATTCGCGATCTTCCAGGCGGTGCGCGAGGTGCGCCGCATGCTGCAACCCCGGCCGCCGCTCCCGCCGGGTCCGGATCCGCCGTTCGACTCGACCGTGATGCGCGCCGATCTCGGCTGGGCGCTGGCGCTGCCGCTCGCCTACGCGATCGTGCTGCCCATCTCGCATCGCTTCAATCGCTATCTGATTCCGGCGCTGCCGGGGCTCGCGATCGCCGGCGTCGCGGGGCTGCGCGCGACGATCGCCGCCGCCACCTGGCGCTTCAAGCCGGTCTACTGGCGGTTGGTGGCGACCTCGGCGGCGCTGGTGCTGCTCATGTTGCAGGCGTTCTACTTCTCGTCGGCGCCGGCCGAATACGTGCGCGTCTCGCATTATCACGCGGTCCGGCACGTCCGTGCGGGCCGCTGGCTCGCCGAGCACACGCCGCGCGACGCCGTGGTGGCGGCGCACGACGTGGGCGCCATCGCCTACTACTCGAAGCGCCGCGTCGTGGACATGGCGGGGCTCGTGACCCCCGAGGTGATTCCGCACCTCCACAAGCCCGACTACATCGCCTTCCTCGACAGCCTGTTCGCGCGCCAGCGCGTCACCTATCTCGCCGTCCTCGAGGAGTGGCAGCCGGTGGACAATCAGCTCCCGGTGTTCGAAGCCGATCCCGAGCCCGAGGTGCTGCACATCTACGAGTGGCGCCGGGGCGCGACGCATCTGCTCGCGCCGCAGGTCCGCTCCGATCTGAACGACGCCGCGGCAGCGCTCGCCGCCGGGCAATTCGAACGCTCCCGAACGCTGCTCGAACGCGTCTTCGATGCCGACAGCACCAGCGGCAGCGCCTGGATCCTGGCCGGCGCATTCGACGAGCGCGGCGGTCGCGCGGCCGAGGCCGAGCGCGACTACCGGCGCGCCGTCGAGCTGTTTCCCGAATCGCCGGCCGCGCGGGGCGGCTACGGGATGACGCTGGTTCGCGCCGGGCGGATTCCCGAGGCGCAGGCGGAGCTCGACACCATGCTCGTGCTGGATCGCTTCTCGCCTCAGGCCGCGCTGCTGCGCGACGCGATCGAGCGCGCGACGAGGGCGCCGTGA
- a CDS encoding CHAT domain-containing tetratricopeptide repeat protein → MRRILCLLAAALLMPVLAPAASTPMTPSRRLAGTFVPCDTLFGHGQLDSLLRRLDRIEAGAPADSDLQIVSGSYRALVLALNGHTDRVAALSGRALARSRQDRDTLLECRALAGLALSSLFTPDTAGTRRRLGQLLELSRAGGKSYFEAQARLNLAYLEVQAGRAESARQGYLAALQLFSPARDVVPRRIARVGLARALGELYRFDEQRNVNIALVRECRRNGDRLNEAYTLNNMAVMEIEIGDPSEAIPFYERAIELLREAGDRKGRLVTSVNLGAAYIRLGRSGEAASLLQAELDTLDRRMPADARGSLLENLGAARIQQGRRQVARQHIFTAWAVLDSANLSPSYSLVTNYARMMADDGKVDEAVHLLDDWVARGLAHGTSDFARSVSNTAAEILSNHGRPDEAMKRWREILGGIDSLRPGGQYLRAAVLLSMAQGHLRRGDVANARGEALESIRLWEKARSGIRSAEWREAPFGPAAEGWPGLARALLACEPGERRADREAAAFAELQRLKARTFSERAIRRAPLAIGDARRFAQDLLGEGELFLDVHPERDSIYVFALSRTEFRLARLSDAAALRDRLDRFRELLVGPQSSDRAFEDRAAVELGETLWGPIRELLAGKRRVIVSDGGLGAGIPWGLLRVPGSADPALVNFEFATVPSLEALAIVRSPHPNRGEEPLLVLAGAGDARARRLPGVKEESNWLAGRYAPVIVSMPRSSAEATRALGSAPRFSCIHVAAHFADDAENPWNAGVLFGDPARDDAYLRTRDLDTGRVSSRLVVLSGCSSAGEHAIGLEADRGLASAFLAAGAGAVVGTLWPVTDEASAEFTKRFYRSLEQGRGAALALAMAQRELRAQGSDTRDWAGFVLLGDPEQSPRLRRR, encoded by the coding sequence ATGCGCCGTATCCTCTGTCTGCTGGCCGCCGCGCTCCTCATGCCTGTGCTCGCGCCGGCCGCTTCGACCCCGATGACGCCCTCGCGCCGGCTGGCCGGGACGTTCGTGCCCTGCGACACGCTGTTCGGCCACGGCCAGCTCGATTCGCTGCTTCGCCGGCTCGATCGCATCGAGGCGGGGGCGCCGGCCGACTCCGACCTGCAGATCGTGTCGGGTTCCTACCGCGCGCTGGTGCTGGCGCTCAATGGCCACACCGATCGCGTCGCCGCCCTTTCGGGTCGCGCCCTCGCGCGCTCCCGTCAGGACCGCGACACGTTGCTCGAGTGTCGGGCGCTGGCGGGGCTCGCGCTCTCGAGTTTGTTCACCCCGGACACCGCGGGCACCCGCCGGCGGCTCGGACAACTCCTCGAGCTGTCCCGCGCCGGGGGCAAATCCTACTTCGAGGCTCAAGCGCGACTGAACCTGGCCTACCTCGAGGTCCAGGCGGGCCGGGCGGAATCCGCGCGGCAGGGCTATCTGGCCGCCCTGCAGCTGTTCTCGCCTGCGCGCGACGTGGTGCCGCGGCGGATCGCCCGAGTCGGGCTCGCGCGGGCGCTCGGGGAGCTCTACCGATTCGACGAACAGCGCAACGTCAACATCGCGCTGGTCCGCGAGTGCCGCCGCAACGGGGACAGGCTCAACGAGGCCTACACGCTCAACAACATGGCGGTGATGGAAATCGAGATCGGCGATCCCAGCGAGGCCATCCCCTTCTATGAGCGGGCGATCGAGCTGCTGCGCGAGGCGGGTGACCGAAAGGGCCGGCTCGTCACCTCGGTCAATCTCGGGGCGGCGTACATCCGGCTCGGGCGGTCCGGCGAGGCCGCGAGTCTGCTTCAGGCGGAGCTCGATACTCTCGACCGGCGCATGCCGGCCGACGCGCGGGGATCCCTGCTCGAGAACCTCGGCGCAGCCCGAATCCAGCAGGGCAGGCGCCAGGTGGCGCGCCAACACATCTTCACGGCCTGGGCGGTGCTGGATTCGGCCAACCTCTCGCCGAGCTATAGCCTGGTCACGAACTATGCCCGAATGATGGCCGACGACGGCAAGGTCGACGAAGCGGTGCACCTGCTCGACGACTGGGTCGCTCGAGGTCTCGCGCACGGCACGTCCGACTTCGCTCGTTCAGTAAGCAACACCGCGGCGGAAATCCTCTCGAACCATGGCCGGCCCGACGAGGCGATGAAGCGCTGGCGCGAGATCCTGGGCGGCATCGATTCACTGCGACCCGGCGGACAGTACTTGCGCGCCGCAGTGCTGCTCTCGATGGCGCAGGGCCATTTGCGCCGGGGCGATGTCGCGAACGCCCGCGGCGAGGCGCTCGAGTCGATTCGCCTGTGGGAAAAGGCGCGCAGCGGAATTCGCTCCGCGGAGTGGCGGGAGGCGCCGTTCGGTCCGGCGGCCGAGGGCTGGCCGGGCCTGGCGCGCGCCCTGCTCGCCTGCGAACCGGGCGAGCGGCGCGCGGATCGCGAGGCGGCGGCCTTCGCCGAGCTGCAGCGGCTCAAAGCGCGGACCTTCAGCGAACGCGCCATCCGCCGCGCGCCGCTCGCGATCGGCGACGCGCGCCGGTTCGCTCAAGACCTGCTTGGGGAAGGCGAATTGTTCCTCGACGTGCATCCGGAACGCGACAGCATTTATGTCTTCGCACTGTCGCGGACCGAGTTTCGGCTCGCCCGGCTCTCCGACGCGGCAGCGCTTCGCGACCGGCTCGATCGATTTCGCGAGCTGCTGGTCGGCCCGCAATCCTCCGATCGAGCCTTCGAGGATCGGGCCGCGGTCGAGCTCGGCGAGACCCTGTGGGGCCCGATCCGCGAGCTGCTCGCTGGAAAGCGGCGGGTGATCGTGAGCGACGGCGGGCTCGGAGCGGGCATTCCCTGGGGACTGCTCCGCGTTCCGGGCAGCGCCGATCCCGCGCTGGTGAACTTCGAGTTCGCCACCGTCCCCTCGCTCGAGGCGCTGGCGATCGTTCGCTCGCCCCATCCGAACCGCGGCGAGGAGCCCTTGTTGGTGCTGGCCGGAGCCGGCGACGCGCGCGCACGCCGGCTTCCCGGAGTGAAGGAGGAATCGAACTGGCTCGCGGGGCGCTACGCCCCCGTGATCGTAAGCATGCCCCGCTCGAGCGCCGAGGCGACACGAGCGCTGGGCTCGGCGCCCCGATTCAGCTGCATTCATGTTGCGGCGCACTTCGCCGATGACGCCGAGAATCCCTGGAACGCCGGGGTGCTGTTCGGCGATCCGGCTCGCGACGACGCCTACCTGCGCACGCGCGATCTCGATACGGGGCGCGTGAGCTCGAGGCTGGTGGTGCTGTCGGGATGCTCGTCGGCCGGCGAGCACGCGATCGGCCTCGAAGCCGATCGGGGGCTCGCCAGCGCCTTCCTTGCCGCCGGCGCCGGCGCGGTGGTGGGAACGCTGTGGCCGGTGACCGACGAGGCGAGCGCCGAGTTCACGAAACGGTTCTACCGATCGCTCGAGCAAGGACGTGGGGCGGCGCTGGCGCTGGCGATGGCGCAACGCGAGCTGCGCGCGCAGGGCAGCGACACCCGGGACTGGGCGGGTTTCGTGCTGCTCGGCGATCCCGAGCAGTCCCCCCGGCTTCGCCGGCGCTGA
- a CDS encoding family 16 glycoside hydrolase: MKVVTAQWISRVALVGACVFISGFGQDDMTRQALPGPSPRFVRPPGALLAEDFSGDLKQWEADRPEAWKVTHGLLRVDLPDAKQERAFLYAGSEDWTDYAVDLDVCGMRGVDKGVAVRIQGLTGLAVDLRGPGYQDVVLNRREWNMGRAAVLNANGSWNHIRVEVRGPRVRVFVNGDLKIDRTDPHNARPQGRIALAGYTGGVGQCTVYYDNIVVTELREQAEARPNR, from the coding sequence GTGAAGGTCGTGACCGCCCAGTGGATCTCGCGTGTCGCGCTGGTAGGGGCGTGTGTTTTCATCTCGGGTTTTGGTCAGGACGACATGACCCGGCAGGCCCTTCCCGGCCCGAGTCCGCGCTTCGTGCGGCCGCCCGGGGCGCTGCTCGCCGAGGATTTCTCGGGCGACCTGAAGCAGTGGGAAGCCGATCGGCCCGAAGCCTGGAAGGTCACCCACGGACTCCTGCGCGTCGACCTCCCCGATGCCAAGCAGGAGCGAGCCTTCCTCTACGCCGGCTCCGAAGACTGGACCGACTACGCCGTGGACCTCGATGTCTGCGGCATGCGCGGAGTGGACAAGGGCGTCGCGGTGCGGATCCAGGGGCTCACCGGGCTCGCGGTGGACCTGCGCGGTCCCGGTTACCAGGACGTGGTGCTCAATCGCCGCGAGTGGAACATGGGGCGTGCCGCGGTCCTCAACGCCAACGGCTCGTGGAACCACATCCGGGTCGAGGTGCGCGGGCCCCGGGTGCGGGTGTTCGTGAACGGCGACCTCAAGATCGACAGGACCGATCCCCACAACGCGCGCCCGCAGGGCCGGATCGCGCTCGCCGGCTACACCGGCGGCGTCGGGCAATGCACGGTCTACTACGACAACATCGTGGTGACGGAGCTGCGCGAGCAGGCCGAAGCGCGCCCCAATCGTTGA